Proteins encoded together in one Rhea pennata isolate bPtePen1 chromosome 27, bPtePen1.pri, whole genome shotgun sequence window:
- the BTBD2 gene encoding BTB/POZ domain-containing protein 2, with product MRRCCPALCISSSRGAARPAAIAAAAAPLLLPAAAVSRPPPLLVLLLLQRRPAPPAPAPPHKMAAGGSGGGPGGLSCSGPQPPPPPPPPPGNGAAAAACTNGAPSSPPGLTYNQCGAANPAAGGGGGGGAGGPAAAGGAGGAGGAGGALQREPVYNWQATKPTVQERFAFLFNNEVLSDVHFLVGKGRGSQRIPAHRFVLAVGSAVFDAMFNGGMATTSTEIELPDVEPAAFLALLKFLYSDEVQIGPETVMTTLYTAKKYAVPALEAHCVEFLKKNLRADNAFMLLTQARLFDEPQLASLCLENIDKNTSDAINAEGFTDIDLDTLVAVLERDTLGIREVRLFNAVVRWSEAECQRQQLQVIPENKRKVLGKALSLIRFPLMTIEEFAAGPAQSGILTDREVVSLFLHFTVNPKPRVEFIDRPRCCLRGKECSISRFQQVESRWGYSGTSDRIRFSVNKRIFVVGFGLYGSIHGPTDYQVNIQIIHTDSNTVLGQNDTGFSCDGSSNTFRVMFKEPVEILPNVNYTACATLKGPDSHYGTKGLRKVIHESPTTGAKTCFTFCYAAGNNNGTSVEDGQIPEIIFYT from the exons ATGCGCCGCTGCTGCCCGGCTCtctgcatcagcagcagccgcggcgccgcccgccccgccgccatcgccgccgccgccgcccccctcctgctgccggccgccgccgtgtcccgcccgccgccgctcctggtgctgctgctgctgcagcgccgccccgcgccgcccgctcctGCGCCTCCGCACAAGATGGCGGCCGGTGGGAGcggcgggggccccgggggcctctcctgctccggcccgcagccgccgccgccgccgcctccgccgccgggcaacggcgccgccgccgccgcctgcacCAACGGCGCCCCCTCCTCGCCGCCCGGCCTCACCTACAACCAGTGCGGGGCCGCCAacccggcggcgggcggcggcggcggaggcggcgcggggggcccggcggcggccgggggggccggcggggcgggcggcgccggcggggcgctgcAGCGGGAGCCGGTCTATAACTGGCAGGCGACGAAGCCCACGGTGCAGGAGCGCTTCGCCTTCCTCTTCAACAACGAGGTGCTCAGCGACGTGCACTTCCTGGTGGGCAAGGGCCGCGGGTCGCAGCGCATCCCGGCCCACAG GTTTGTGTTGGCTGTGGGAAGTGCAGTCTTCGATGCAATGTTTAATGGTGGAATGGCCACAACTTCAACGGAGATTGAGCTGCCTGATGTGGAGCCTGCTGCCTTCCTAGCTTTGCTAAA atttctttattCAGACGAAGTTCAGATTGGACCAGAGACTGTTATGACAACGCTTTACACAGCTAAAAAATACGCAGTTCCAGCCCTTGAAGCTCATTGTGTggagtttcttaaaaaaaacctccGAGCAGACAACGCATTCATGCTGTTAACACAG GCAAGACTTTTTGATGAGCCTCAGCTGGCCAGCCTTTGCCTAGAGAACATAGACAAGAACACATCAGATGCCATCAATGCGGAGGGGTTTACAGACATTGATCTGg ACACCCTGGTTGCAGTGCTGGAGAGGGATACCTTGGGGATCCGGGAGGTTCGTTTATTTAATGCAGTGGTTCGCTGGTCGGAGGCTGAATGTCAACGGCAGCAACTTCAGGTGATTCCAGAGAACAAGCGGAAAGTACTGGGCAAAGCACTTTCTCTTATCCGCTTCCCATTGATGACTATTGAGGAGTTTGCAGCAG GGCCCGCGCAGTCGGGAATCCTCACGGACCGCGAGGTGGTGAGCCTGTTCCTCCACTTCACCGTGAACCCCAAGCCGCGGGTGGAGTTCATCGACCGACCGCGCtgctgcctgcgagggaaggaGTGCAGCATCAGCCGTTTCCAGCAGGTGGAGAGCCGCTGGGGGTACAGTGGGACTAGTGACAGGATAAG GTTTTCAGTAAACAAAAGGATATTTGTAGTTGGGTTTGGATTATATGGATCCATACATGGGCCAACGGATTACCAAGTAAATATACAG ATCATCCACACAGACAGTAACACAGTCTTGGGACAGAACGACACAGGGTTCAGCTGTGACGGATCATCAAACACTTTCCGGGTCATGTTCAAAGAGCCCGTTGAGATTTTACCCAACGTCAACTATACGGCATGTGCTACTCTAAAG GGTCCAGATTCCCACTACGGAACCAAAGGACTGCGCAAAGTGATCCATGAATCACCAACGACAGGAGCCAAAACCTGCTTTACGTTCTGTTACGCGGCTGGGAATAACAACGGCACTTCTGTGGAGGATGGACAAATCCCAGAGATCATCTTCTATACATAG